From Elusimicrobiota bacterium, the proteins below share one genomic window:
- a CDS encoding MFS transporter codes for MRDELKKIIRLYYGFQFFFPLFLWLPIFYEYQKRMGLNDHQIFGIQSFYYLAFFLFEIPTGFFADIWGYRQSMRVGAAILVLSNLLPIFWTSYSGFLVHFILIALSRSFVSGASSAYLYEYLKAGGAEAVYKQAEGNARAYGLVGKVVCWAGIGAAMKWHITLPYWLTFICAVLSFVYAQRLPERRILPRKAWDRGSGIWEENGEEENVFWVSRIWTHMSEYMLPVFKILRNSPLLALLMLQGIGIFILGRICQINLYQPILEARKFDLVSYGWIMSVMTIFEAAGSMRHKWTKRVMGDINMVSALTLIIAGSLSLMAVSGKAGTFAGLMIFAYASGLAYPIQKQILNDAITDSRYRATLLSMESLIDRGVCACIVPMIAPFVAGGKLNLFLHISALVTAVCIGILFVIIRRTK; via the coding sequence ATGCGCGATGAGCTGAAGAAAATAATACGTTTATATTACGGTTTCCAGTTCTTTTTCCCGCTTTTTTTGTGGCTCCCTATTTTCTACGAATATCAGAAGCGGATGGGCCTGAACGACCATCAGATCTTCGGAATACAAAGCTTCTACTATCTGGCTTTTTTTCTTTTTGAGATACCTACCGGTTTTTTCGCGGATATATGGGGATACCGCCAGAGTATGCGGGTGGGAGCCGCCATACTTGTGCTTTCCAATCTGCTGCCGATCTTCTGGACGTCTTACAGCGGATTCCTCGTGCATTTTATCCTCATAGCCCTGTCGCGGTCGTTCGTCTCGGGCGCCTCAAGCGCCTATCTTTACGAATACCTGAAAGCCGGCGGCGCGGAGGCCGTATATAAACAGGCGGAAGGCAACGCCAGGGCATACGGCCTGGTAGGGAAAGTCGTATGCTGGGCGGGGATAGGCGCCGCCATGAAATGGCACATAACCCTGCCGTACTGGCTTACGTTTATCTGCGCCGTCCTTTCGTTTGTCTACGCGCAGCGGCTGCCTGAGCGCCGCATCCTGCCGCGGAAGGCCTGGGACCGCGGTTCCGGGATATGGGAAGAGAATGGTGAGGAGGAAAATGTATTCTGGGTGTCCAGGATCTGGACGCATATGAGCGAATACATGCTGCCTGTGTTCAAGATCCTCAGAAACTCTCCGTTGCTGGCGCTGTTAATGCTTCAGGGAATAGGCATATTCATACTGGGCCGGATCTGCCAGATCAACCTCTACCAGCCTATACTCGAGGCGAGAAAATTCGATCTGGTTTCCTACGGGTGGATAATGTCCGTAATGACGATCTTTGAGGCGGCCGGCTCCATGCGTCATAAATGGACAAAGCGCGTCATGGGCGATATAAACATGGTTTCCGCGCTGACGCTTATAATCGCGGGCAGCCTGTCGCTGATGGCCGTATCCGGAAAAGCCGGCACTTTCGCCGGCCTGATGATCTTCGCTTACGCCTCGGGCCTTGCCTATCCTATCCAAAAGCAGATACTGAACGACGCCATAACCGATTCGCGCTACCGCGCCACGCTGCTTTCAATGGAATCCCTTATAGACCGCGGCGTCTGCGCCTGCATCGTTCCGATGATCGCCCCGTTCGTGGCCGGAGGGAAGTTGAATTTATTCCTTCATATTTCCGCGCTGGTGACGGCCGTCTGCATAGGCATATTGTTCGTGATAATCAGGAGGACGAAATGA
- a CDS encoding formylglycine-generating enzyme family protein gives MKQSGIMLAVFMLPCVAFAAEGNPAAAAKKERQPADMALISAGQFMMGSPDGVGSDSEHPRHKVNLDAFYIDKHLVTVAQYRKFARATHRKMCQQPPYSAGNHPVVYVVWDDADAYCRWARKRLPTEAQWEKAARAGTATRWSFGDDARRLGEYAWYDGNSDQKTHPVGQKKPNQYGLYDMQGNVWVWTADWYDKNYYHNSPEKNPKGPLTGKERALRGGAWNNPPDNVRAASRGRTTPNLRYAAFGLRCAR, from the coding sequence ATGAAACAGTCAGGTATTATGTTGGCGGTTTTTATGCTGCCATGCGTGGCTTTTGCGGCGGAGGGCAATCCCGCCGCGGCGGCGAAAAAAGAGAGGCAGCCGGCCGATATGGCGCTCATTTCCGCCGGACAATTCATGATGGGTTCCCCCGATGGCGTGGGAAGCGACAGCGAGCATCCGCGCCATAAAGTGAATCTTGATGCCTTCTACATCGACAAACATTTGGTGACTGTGGCGCAATATCGCAAATTCGCCCGGGCGACGCACAGGAAAATGTGCCAACAGCCTCCCTACAGCGCGGGCAATCATCCTGTGGTCTACGTTGTATGGGACGACGCCGACGCCTACTGCCGCTGGGCGCGGAAGCGCTTGCCGACCGAGGCGCAATGGGAGAAAGCCGCGCGCGCCGGCACGGCTACGCGCTGGAGCTTCGGCGATGACGCGCGCCGGCTTGGCGAATACGCATGGTACGACGGCAATTCGGACCAAAAAACTCATCCGGTCGGGCAGAAAAAGCCGAATCAATATGGGTTGTACGACATGCAGGGGAATGTGTGGGTCTGGACAGCCGACTGGTACGATAAGAATTACTATCACAACAGTCCCGAGAAGAATCCGAAGGGACCTTTGACCGGCAAAGAGCGCGCTCTGCGGGGCGGCGCGTGGAATAACCCCCCGGACAATGTCCGGGCCGCCAGCCGCGGCAGGACTACCCCCAACTTGAGGTACGCCGCCTTCGGTTTGCGGTGCGCCCGCTGA
- a CDS encoding HRDC domain-containing protein: MDYTFVENQKDFDALVPKLAKQKFLALDTESNSLYVYKEQFCLLQIASEHINAVVDTLRVDIRPLLPVFADPKVEKILHSADSDIKVIKASVGGTFENIFDVMVASKYLGMKKCGLESLVGEFFGVALNKKFQKADWGRRPLSKEMLDYAITDVLYLYKLRELLAAQLSEKNRLEEIKDQFRQLARVEPVPFHFDEKGFSRLHNARQLNGRGLAVLRELYLSREVAAIRRNVPSFKIISEDLMLRLAVAPREGIENLDIFKGVTNYVLANHGPWIREALQKGLKVPEVTFPRREVSHEKRVYFDSVKTKFNVLKLWRKTTAAKRNMLPEAILGNDILERIAFASPRTVEDFQTIRGLAGEKLLIYAADILDFLKHHKA; encoded by the coding sequence ATGGACTACACCTTTGTCGAAAATCAAAAAGATTTTGACGCCCTGGTTCCTAAACTAGCCAAACAGAAATTCCTGGCCCTGGATACGGAATCCAACAGCCTTTATGTCTACAAGGAGCAGTTTTGTCTGCTTCAGATCGCAAGCGAACATATAAACGCCGTGGTGGACACCCTGCGCGTGGATATAAGGCCTCTCCTGCCGGTTTTTGCCGACCCTAAAGTCGAAAAAATACTCCATTCCGCCGATTCGGATATAAAGGTCATTAAAGCCTCGGTAGGCGGGACTTTTGAAAATATTTTTGACGTTATGGTGGCTTCCAAATATCTGGGCATGAAAAAATGCGGCCTTGAAAGCCTGGTGGGCGAATTTTTCGGCGTGGCGCTCAATAAAAAATTCCAGAAGGCCGATTGGGGGAGGCGTCCGCTTTCAAAAGAGATGCTGGATTACGCCATCACGGATGTGCTTTACCTCTACAAACTGCGTGAACTGCTGGCCGCCCAACTGAGCGAGAAAAACCGCCTGGAAGAGATAAAAGACCAGTTCCGCCAGCTCGCCAGGGTGGAGCCGGTCCCTTTCCATTTTGACGAAAAAGGCTTTTCGCGCCTTCATAACGCCCGCCAGCTTAACGGCAGGGGGCTTGCCGTTTTGCGCGAGCTTTATCTGTCAAGGGAAGTGGCTGCTATAAGGCGCAATGTGCCGTCCTTTAAGATAATAAGCGAGGATTTAATGCTGCGCCTAGCGGTCGCTCCCCGCGAAGGGATCGAAAATCTGGACATTTTCAAGGGAGTCACCAATTATGTGCTTGCCAACCACGGTCCCTGGATACGGGAGGCCCTGCAGAAAGGCCTGAAGGTCCCCGAGGTAACTTTTCCGAGAAGGGAAGTGTCGCACGAAAAACGGGTGTATTTTGATTCCGTTAAAACCAAGTTCAATGTCTTGAAACTTTGGCGCAAGACCACGGCGGCAAAACGCAATATGCTGCCCGAGGCTATTCTGGGCAACGATATACTGGAGCGCATAGCTTTCGCTTCGCCGCGTACCGTTGAGGACTTTCAAACCATCCGGGGCCTTGCCGGGGAAAAACTGCTGATCTACGCCGCGGATATACTGGATTTCCTGAAACATCATAAAGCGTAA
- the asnA gene encoding aspartate--ammonia ligase has translation MAELIVDRKYKSMLSLRETERAIKFIKDAFQTNLARDLRLQRVSAPLFVRKGTGINDDLGGTENKVSFRIKDGRSSAEVVFSLAKWKRMVLADYQFGPGEGLYTDMNAIRPDEDCLDNIHSVYVDQWDWERILTGTQRNLAFLKTIVRKIYKALKETEAAVHGKYPGIRPVLPEDITFIHSEDLAKMYPGLTPRERENRAAKTHGAIFIIGIGAELHDGKTHDNRAPDYDDWTTSTIGGRKGLNGDIFVWYEPLQVALELSSMGIRVNKKALLKQLKIKNALGRKGLYWHKRLLANRLPQTIGGGIGQSRLCMFLLKKLHIGEVHASVWPAPMAAVCAKAGIRLL, from the coding sequence ATGGCGGAATTAATAGTGGATAGAAAGTATAAGTCCATGCTGTCGCTGAGGGAGACGGAGAGGGCCATTAAGTTTATCAAGGATGCTTTTCAGACTAATCTTGCCAGGGATTTGCGGCTGCAGAGGGTCTCGGCTCCGCTGTTCGTGCGAAAGGGCACCGGGATCAATGACGACCTGGGCGGAACCGAGAATAAGGTGTCTTTCAGGATAAAGGACGGACGTTCAAGCGCTGAAGTGGTATTCTCACTGGCTAAGTGGAAAAGGATGGTGCTGGCCGATTATCAGTTCGGTCCGGGCGAGGGCTTGTATACCGATATGAACGCCATCCGGCCCGACGAGGATTGCCTGGACAATATCCACTCCGTGTACGTCGACCAGTGGGACTGGGAGAGGATATTGACCGGAACACAGAGGAACCTCGCCTTTTTGAAAACTATCGTCCGGAAGATATATAAGGCTTTGAAGGAAACGGAGGCCGCCGTTCATGGAAAATATCCCGGGATACGGCCCGTGCTTCCCGAAGATATAACTTTCATCCATTCCGAAGACCTGGCAAAAATGTACCCCGGGCTGACGCCCAGGGAGAGAGAGAACCGGGCCGCTAAAACCCACGGCGCCATCTTCATAATAGGCATAGGGGCCGAGCTGCATGACGGGAAAACGCACGACAACAGGGCGCCCGATTATGACGACTGGACAACGTCCACTATCGGCGGCAGAAAGGGGCTTAACGGGGATATTTTTGTATGGTACGAGCCTCTGCAGGTCGCTTTGGAGCTAAGCTCGATGGGCATCAGGGTAAATAAAAAGGCGTTGTTGAAGCAGCTGAAAATCAAGAACGCCCTCGGCAGAAAGGGGCTTTATTGGCACAAACGGTTATTGGCCAACCGCCTGCCGCAGACCATAGGCGGCGGCATCGGCCAGTCCAGGCTCTGCATGTTCCTGCTCAAAAAACTGCATATCGGCGAAGTGCACGCCAGCGTCTGGCCCGCCCCCATGGCCGCCGTCTGCGCGAAAGCCGGTATCAGGCTGCTGTAA
- a CDS encoding DUF1353 domain-containing protein, whose protein sequence is MSQFTAILLVSPLADGRTWVIRSEFGYDVGAEGSGDRIDVPIGFKTDFATVPRLFWAVLPQWG, encoded by the coding sequence ATGAGCCAATTTACCGCGATACTGCTGGTTTCCCCGTTGGCTGACGGGAGGACTTGGGTTATTCGCAGCGAGTTCGGGTATGATGTGGGGGCGGAAGGAAGCGGGGACAGGATAGATGTTCCTATAGGGTTTAAGACGGATTTCGCTACGGTGCCGCGGCTGTTTTGGGCGGTTCTGCCGCAATGGGGATGA
- a CDS encoding YgiQ family radical SAM protein, translated as MNINKFLPITPEEVKARGWDYVDIVLVTGDAYVDHPSFAMALLGRVLEAQGYRVAILPQPSWQTCNDFKKFGKPRLFFGVSSGNMDSMINKYTHNKKIRSEDDFSPGAKPGRRPDRAAIIYSQRAKEAYPDAPVILGGIEATMRRFAHYDYWSDKIRKSVLLDSKADLLVYGMGEQQIIEIAGRLAKGEKITELRNIRGTAYAPGAKETAALNIPGSITLPSAGEVASNRVDFSNATRIIYEESNPYNAKILIQKSEGRAVVQNPPALPATTQEMDFIYGLPYTKKAHPSYKEPVPALEMIKDSIVIHRGCFGGCAFCSLTLHQGRFIQSRSESSVEKEARELLNTPNHPCNISDLGGPSANMYRMGGKDMEICKKCKKLSCLYPVICVNLGTDHKPLLSLMRKMRSIKGLKKAFIASGIRMDLALQCGEYISEIARYHTGGQLKVAPEHISPKVLAVMKKPSVEIFSQFAETFAVESKHAGKEQYMVLYFISAHPGSTLVDMAELAIFLKERGIRPQQINDFLPAPMELATSIYYTGLDPFTLEPVYVPKKEAERRMQRALLQYFKPENKILIAKALHEIRRPDLLRKLLLPYAGGHKP; from the coding sequence ATGAACATCAATAAATTTCTCCCCATAACGCCTGAAGAGGTCAAAGCCAGAGGCTGGGACTACGTTGACATCGTCCTGGTTACCGGCGATGCCTATGTTGACCACCCAAGCTTCGCCATGGCCCTCCTGGGCAGAGTATTGGAAGCCCAGGGCTACCGCGTCGCCATCCTCCCCCAGCCCAGCTGGCAAACCTGCAACGACTTCAAAAAATTCGGCAAACCCCGCCTCTTCTTCGGAGTCTCGTCCGGCAACATGGACTCCATGATAAACAAGTACACCCACAACAAAAAGATCCGCTCCGAAGACGATTTTTCCCCCGGAGCCAAGCCCGGCCGCCGCCCCGACCGCGCCGCCATAATATATTCCCAAAGGGCCAAAGAAGCCTATCCCGACGCCCCCGTGATACTAGGCGGCATAGAAGCCACCATGCGCCGCTTCGCCCACTACGACTACTGGTCCGACAAAATCCGCAAAAGCGTACTGCTTGACTCCAAAGCCGACCTGCTGGTTTACGGCATGGGCGAACAACAGATAATTGAAATAGCCGGACGCCTGGCAAAAGGCGAAAAAATAACAGAATTAAGGAATATACGCGGCACCGCCTACGCCCCCGGCGCCAAAGAAACAGCCGCTCTGAACATTCCCGGCTCCATTACACTCCCCTCCGCCGGAGAAGTCGCCTCCAACAGGGTGGATTTCTCAAACGCCACCCGCATAATTTACGAAGAATCAAACCCCTACAACGCCAAAATATTAATACAGAAAAGCGAAGGCCGCGCCGTGGTGCAGAATCCCCCCGCGCTCCCCGCCACCACGCAGGAAATGGATTTCATTTACGGCCTGCCCTATACAAAAAAGGCCCATCCCTCGTATAAAGAGCCCGTTCCGGCCCTTGAGATGATAAAAGACTCCATCGTAATACACCGCGGCTGTTTCGGCGGCTGCGCCTTCTGCTCGCTTACTCTGCACCAGGGCCGCTTCATCCAGTCGCGCAGCGAGAGTTCCGTTGAAAAAGAAGCACGGGAACTGCTTAACACCCCGAATCACCCCTGCAATATCTCCGACCTTGGCGGGCCGTCGGCCAATATGTACCGGATGGGCGGCAAAGACATGGAAATATGCAAGAAGTGTAAAAAACTTTCCTGCCTTTACCCCGTTATCTGCGTTAACCTTGGCACCGACCACAAGCCCCTGCTCTCCCTGATGCGAAAAATGCGCTCCATTAAAGGCCTGAAGAAAGCGTTTATCGCAAGCGGAATAAGAATGGACCTGGCTCTACAATGTGGAGAATATATTTCGGAAATAGCGCGGTATCACACCGGCGGCCAGTTGAAAGTGGCGCCAGAGCATATCTCGCCCAAGGTGCTTGCGGTAATGAAAAAACCTTCGGTGGAAATTTTCAGCCAGTTCGCAGAAACATTCGCGGTGGAGTCAAAGCACGCCGGCAAAGAGCAGTACATGGTGCTTTATTTTATTTCGGCGCACCCCGGCTCCACGCTTGTGGACATGGCGGAACTGGCTATTTTTCTTAAAGAGCGCGGCATCCGCCCCCAGCAGATAAACGATTTCCTGCCCGCACCCATGGAGCTTGCCACTTCCATTTATTACACGGGCCTGGACCCGTTCACGCTTGAGCCCGTTTATGTGCCGAAAAAAGAAGCGGAGCGCCGCATGCAGAGGGCGCTCCTTCAGTATTTTAAACCCGAAAACAAAATTTTAATAGCCAAAGCCCTCCACGAAATCAGAAGGCCGGACCTGCTGCGAAAACTGCTGCTGCCATACGCCGGAGGCCATAAGCCATAA
- a CDS encoding phosphoenolpyruvate synthase: protein MSEANSAAVQLSAEETVASLIGERLTLQAFHQLAGVLAGYPFVKIVVDRQEKTIHFVNNARYQFHLDYIGERILKTNVRELESKIDDFNRSVYFDPQRRFYLGIAALHARNENPFFTLETVEVDTMDAAMLKFFYDFVKKNLDPGLPLLFKPANHLQEEFIAEIDAADIPRIYSHEIFASAKFIALNKGKTAGRLRFFKSEDEYRRQLPDIEWHDILVMARVPDDIPRVAGIINTAHTTPLSHTNVLASGWQIPNAIQIGIEEKIEKENLDSQWVRYEVDSNAGGIILEKTEPPADRGARPVWYAERVKMDQPETVRTPIEHLKDLRLTDRFRYGTKAANLGELNRLVRKGSSRLLGFYQISRPPRENLLPYLAEQLKTRPGSNLEKAAWDFLKSNISIPRGIAIPFSIQQEFLQGSPQIQQQIGKLKMALELRSKAVEPLCLALHQMITAARIPDKLRDYIDSQIVRHLGGVSSFVVRSSSNAEDLENFSAAGIYESINQVATSDRIFDSIRTVWASLVSPRSTRLRDEAGISLDDSYMGVIIQEEVSADMGGVMITKNPANSADFRNIYINVSSKSVVSVVQGSDMPYQFLYNTVEGGGRTLSLGSAKEDLNAQKKTVLAKLALAGRLLQSHFSQDYTFANPLDIEWAAKGDDIYILQARPYAR from the coding sequence ATGTCCGAAGCGAATTCAGCGGCAGTTCAGCTTTCCGCCGAGGAAACGGTTGCGTCTCTTATAGGCGAAAGGCTTACCCTGCAGGCGTTCCACCAGCTGGCGGGAGTTCTGGCCGGATATCCGTTCGTCAAGATCGTCGTTGACCGGCAGGAGAAAACCATTCATTTTGTCAACAACGCCAGGTATCAGTTCCATCTCGACTATATCGGGGAGCGGATCCTGAAAACCAATGTGCGGGAGCTGGAAAGCAAGATAGACGATTTCAACCGCAGCGTGTACTTTGATCCGCAGCGGCGTTTTTACCTCGGTATAGCGGCCCTCCACGCGAGAAATGAAAACCCGTTCTTCACGCTTGAAACGGTGGAAGTGGATACCATGGACGCCGCCATGCTGAAGTTCTTTTACGATTTCGTCAAGAAAAACCTGGACCCCGGCCTGCCGCTGCTTTTCAAGCCGGCCAATCATCTCCAGGAGGAATTTATCGCGGAAATAGACGCGGCGGACATCCCCCGCATATACAGCCACGAGATATTCGCTTCCGCGAAGTTCATAGCGCTCAACAAAGGCAAAACCGCGGGCAGGCTGAGATTCTTTAAAAGCGAGGACGAATACCGCCGCCAGCTCCCTGACATAGAGTGGCACGACATCCTGGTAATGGCCCGCGTACCCGACGACATTCCGCGCGTGGCCGGCATTATAAATACCGCGCACACCACTCCGCTTTCCCATACCAACGTGCTGGCCAGCGGCTGGCAGATACCGAACGCCATACAGATCGGGATAGAGGAAAAGATAGAAAAGGAAAATCTTGACAGCCAGTGGGTGCGCTACGAAGTGGACTCCAACGCCGGAGGCATCATTCTTGAAAAGACCGAGCCCCCGGCGGACCGGGGCGCCCGCCCCGTCTGGTACGCGGAACGCGTGAAAATGGACCAGCCGGAAACTGTGCGCACCCCCATCGAGCATCTGAAAGATCTGCGCCTGACCGACCGGTTCCGCTACGGCACAAAGGCGGCCAACCTGGGCGAACTCAACCGGCTCGTCAGGAAAGGCTCTTCGCGCCTTCTGGGTTTTTATCAGATCAGCCGGCCGCCGCGGGAAAACCTGCTGCCGTACCTGGCTGAGCAGCTTAAAACGCGGCCCGGGTCCAACCTCGAGAAAGCGGCCTGGGATTTCCTGAAGTCGAACATAAGCATCCCGCGCGGGATCGCTATCCCGTTCTCGATACAGCAGGAATTCCTGCAGGGCTCGCCGCAGATACAGCAGCAGATCGGCAAGCTTAAAATGGCGCTGGAGCTGCGCTCAAAAGCGGTGGAACCGCTGTGCCTGGCCCTCCATCAGATGATCACCGCGGCCCGCATCCCGGACAAGCTCCGCGACTATATAGATTCGCAGATAGTGCGGCATCTGGGCGGCGTTTCCAGTTTCGTGGTGCGCAGTTCGTCCAACGCAGAGGACCTGGAAAATTTTTCCGCGGCCGGCATTTACGAATCCATCAACCAGGTCGCCACGTCCGACAGAATATTCGACAGCATCCGCACCGTATGGGCGTCGCTGGTTTCACCGAGGAGCACCCGCCTGCGCGACGAAGCCGGGATCTCACTCGACGATTCGTACATGGGCGTTATCATCCAGGAAGAGGTATCGGCGGACATGGGCGGCGTGATGATCACCAAGAATCCCGCCAACAGCGCCGACTTCAGGAATATTTACATAAACGTCTCCTCCAAATCCGTGGTCAGCGTGGTCCAGGGCTCCGATATGCCATACCAATTCCTCTACAACACGGTGGAGGGCGGCGGCCGCACGCTCTCGCTCGGGAGCGCGAAGGAAGACCTTAACGCTCAGAAAAAAACGGTCCTGGCGAAATTGGCGCTGGCGGGCCGCCTGCTCCAGTCGCATTTCTCGCAGGACTACACCTTCGCCAACCCGCTGGACATAGAATGGGCGGCGAAAGGGGACGACATTTATATTCTGCAGGCAAGACCATATGCGCGATGA
- a CDS encoding DNA-deoxyinosine glycosylase — MYKTAKLSRISGCAHKTGFPPIAGGKPRVLILGSMPGEESLRKKQYYANQRNSFWFILSRLLKFDPAAGYKERKEILKKNNIALWDVLKACEREGSLDSSIIEASLVENNFLPFYAKHKTIRRVFFNGGRAERDYKKRVLPVVQSKYPRIKYLRLPSTSPAMASLTKGGKLARWSVIIKF; from the coding sequence ATGTATAAAACGGCTAAATTATCGCGTATCTCCGGGTGCGCTCATAAAACCGGGTTCCCGCCCATAGCCGGGGGAAAACCCAGAGTGCTTATATTAGGAAGTATGCCGGGGGAGGAATCGCTGAGAAAAAAGCAGTACTACGCGAATCAAAGAAATTCATTCTGGTTCATATTGAGCCGTCTGCTGAAATTCGACCCTGCCGCCGGCTATAAAGAAAGGAAAGAAATATTAAAAAAGAATAATATCGCCCTTTGGGATGTTTTGAAGGCCTGTGAAAGGGAAGGAAGCCTGGACTCGTCTATAATTGAAGCATCACTGGTCGAAAATAATTTTTTGCCTTTTTACGCGAAACATAAAACCATCAGGCGTGTTTTTTTCAACGGAGGCAGGGCTGAGAGAGATTATAAAAAGCGGGTTCTTCCGGTCGTGCAGAGCAAATACCCGCGGATTAAGTACTTAAGGCTGCCTTCCACAAGCCCTGCGATGGCAAGCCTGACAAAAGGGGGAAAGCTGGCGCGGTGGTCGGTAATTATTAAGTTTTAA
- a CDS encoding DUF1353 domain-containing protein, with the protein MQAPNGNAAVIHDFLYWTQKRSRRESDDIFLEAMGVLKVSPFQKLPLYWAVRSFGWWVWAVNDRKRHRGIKRVAGTMPKKSVELT; encoded by the coding sequence CTGCAAGCCCCTAACGGAAATGCCGCGGTGATACATGACTTTCTTTACTGGACGCAGAAGAGGAGCCGCAGGGAGAGCGACGATATTTTTCTTGAGGCGATGGGTGTGCTGAAGGTGTCGCCCTTTCAGAAGCTGCCGCTTTATTGGGCGGTTAGATCATTTGGCTGGTGGGTCTGGGCGGTGAACGATCGCAAGCGCCACAGAGGGATCAAGCGGGTGGCGGGGACAATGCCTAAAAAATCGGTTGAACTGACGTAG